Sequence from the Symbiopectobacterium purcellii genome:
GATTGAGTTGAGACGAAAAAAAAACCACCGGATACCGGTGGTTTTTGCTAATAGCGGTTGGAAATCAATCCAGTTCCAGCTCATTCATGGCGGCGATGTTGAAGCCGCCATCCACGTGCAGGACTTCACCGGAGATACCCGCAGCCAGATTCGAGCACAAGAACGCAGCCGTGTTGCCCACGTCTTCAATCGTGACCACACGGCGGATAGGCGTAACGGCCTCGCAGTGGGAGAGCATTTCTTTGAAGTTCTTGATGCCAGACGCTGCGAGCGTGCGAATGGGGCCTGCGGAAATGGCGTTAACGCGCACACCTTGTGCGCCCATGGCGTTCGCCATGTAGCGAACGTTCGCTTCCAGAGAGGCTTTGGCCAGGCCCATCACGTTGTAGTTCGGGATAGCGCGCTCGGCACCCAGATAGGAGAGCGTGACCAGCGCAGAGTTCGGGTTCAGCATGGCGCGGCAGGCTTTTGCCATCGCCACAAAGCTGTAGGAACTGATATCGTGTGCAACGCTGAACCCTTCACGGGTCACGGCGTCGACGTAATCACCATCCAATTGATCGCCCGGAGCGAACGCGATGGAGTGGACAAAACCGTCAAAGGTCGGCCATACGTTAGCCAGTTCGGCAAACAGCGCTTCAATGCTGGCATCTTCCGCAACGTCGCACGGCAGTACGATGCTGGAACCCAGCTCTTGTGCGAAGCCTTCAACACGCGATTTCAGCTTATCGTTCTGGTACGTAAACGCCAGTTCAGCGCCTTCGCGTTGCATCGCCTGTGCGATACCGAATGCAATTGAGCGGTTACTGGCAACACCCGTTACCAAAATGCGCTTACCGGTTAGAAAACCCATAGCAGTAATCCTTGTGATTATAGTTGCTGCGAACGTCTGCACAGAATGCGTTAATCAGGGCGTTCGAAGTGAGTAAACCGGGAGATTCTAGCATGGTTGCCCCCCGTGGGGTACTCCGAGCAGTATCGCCCGTGCGTTTGCCGCGATGTGGCACTGGCGAATCTGGTTAAAACTGCGCGCCGTCACGGCGCCAGGCATCGGCACTGAGCGCTTCGCCAAAGTGGCTGGCAATCAGGCGTTTGGTCAAATCGTGCAGCGGTGCGGCCAACACGTCTGCGGTGCTGCCTCGCTCGACCACTTCACCGTCGTGCATTACCACGATCTGATCGCTGATGTGCTTCATCATGCCCAGATGCTGAGTGACATAAATATAGGAGATCCCTTGTTCTTCCTGAAGTTCCAGCATCAAATTAATGATTTGCGAGCGCATCGACATATCTAATGAGGCCAGCGCCTCATCAGCCACGATCACCTTGGGCTGCAAGATTAACGCCCGAGCCAATCCCACGCGTTGTTTTTGGCCGGGCGCCAGCGCCTGCGGGTAGTAGTAAGCGTGGTCCGGGCGCAGGCCTACCTGTTGAAGCGTCTGGTTGATCATTTTTTCCCGCTCATGACCGTTCAATGTGGTATTCAACCGCAGCGGCATATCAAGCAGTTGGCCGATACGCTGACGTGGGTTGAGCGCATTGCCCGCGTCCTGAAAAATCATGCGCACCTGCTGGCAGCGGAAGCGATAATCGCCGTAGCACAAAGGGTGATCGTTAATCAGCAGTTCACCGGAGGTCGGTGGAATGACGCCCGCCAACATTTTCGCCAGGGTCGATTTGCCGGAGCCGTTCTCACCGATAATCGCCAGCGTCTGCCGCTCTCGCAGCGTGAAACTCACCGATTTCACGGCTTCAACGTGTTGGCGGTGAAACAACCCGGTACGGTAGCGGAACGTTTTGGTCAGGTTGCGAGCTTCGAGCAGAATGTCATCCATCATTGCTCCTCCGTATTAAGCGGGAAATGGCAGGCAAACCAGTGATTTTTGGTCGAGACCAACAGCGGTGTCTGCATGCATTTTTTCTGCGAATAGGGGCAGCGTGGGCCCAAACGGCAGCCTACCGGCAGGTACTCCAGAGACGGAATCGCACCCGGCAGCGTGTTGAGTCTGCTTTTGTGCGGCAACGAACGCCCGAAATCGGGCATGGCGCGGATCAGCGCCTGGGTATAAGGGTGGTGGGGCGCGGTGATCAACTCTTCACTTGGCGCACTTTCCACCGTCTGTCCACAGTAAAGCACGTTGATGCGATCGGCCCATTTGCTCATGGTTTGCAGGTCATGACTGATCAATAAAATGGTGGTGTTATTGTTTTGGTTCAGCCGCGACAGTAGCCGGAAAATCTGTGCCTGCGTGGTCGATTCCATCGCATTGGTTGGTTCATCGGCGATCAGCAGACGCGGCTGATTCGCCAAGGCGATGGCAATCATTACCTTCTGGCATTCACCCTCCGTCAATTCATAGGGGTAACTGCGCATGATATCTTTATGATCTTTAATGCCGACCCGGTGCAACAGTTCGATGGCGCGGCGTTTGCGCCACTGAAAGCGTTGCCACCAACGACCTTTGTAGGTCCAGCCGGGAATGGCAAGCATCAGCTGTTTGCCAATGTGCTCGGAGGGATCGAGACAGGATTGCGGCTCCTGAAAAATCATCGACACATTGTGGCCTACCAGCTTACGCCGTGCGCGGGGTGAGAGTTGCAGCAAGTCGATATCATCAAAACGGAAGCGATCAGCCGTCACTCGCCAGTTATCTTTGGTTACGCCGCAGATGGCTTTAGCGATAAGGCTCTTGCCCGATCCTGATTCGCCGACCAGGCCGCGGATTTCCCCTTCAGTCAGGGTAATGCTGACACGATCGACGGCCTTGACCGGGCCGTCAGGCGTAAGGAATTCAATGGTCAGATTACGAATATCAAGTAGTGCCATGGTTCTTCTCCGCCATTAATCCATTTGTGACAGCAGGGAACGACGGATGCCATCGCCCAGCAGATTCACAATCAGTACGCTGAGGGTAATGGCCACACCCGGCAACATCACCGTCCAGGGCGCGGCATACACCAGTTCCAGCGAATTGCCTAACATGGCACCCCATTCGGGCGTTGGCATTTGAGCGCCCAGATCGAGAAAGCCCAGTGCTGAAATATCCAGAATGGCGATAGAGAGCGCGCGGGTAAACTCGGACACCAGCACCGGCACGATATTGGGTAACACCACGTACCAAATGATATAGCGGGTTGATGCGCCGTCTAACCGGGCGGCGATCACATATTCCTTATCCATCTCATCGTGTACGGCAGTGTAGAGCGTTCTCACCATGCGCGGCAGCAGCGCCAGCCACACGGCCAGCATAGCGTGCGTCAAATCCGGGCCGATAAAGGCAATCACCACGATAGCCAGCAGTAATGAGGGTATTGACAGTAACGTGTCAAGAATATGTTTCAACAATGCGGAGCGCAGGCCGTGTGTTACGCCTGCTAATGTGCCGAGCACAATGCCGCAGAAGGCCGCCGCATAGGTGACGATCAGCGCTGAACCGACGGTCGCCGCAGTACCGGTCAATAACCGGCTCAATAGGTCGCGCCCCAGATCGTCCGTTCCGAGAAAAAAGGAGACTTCACCGTAATGTGACCAGGAAGGGGGCAACAACTGGTAGCCCAAAAACTGCTGATCGACAGCATAAGGGGCGATGGCCGAACCAAACAGACACAGAAACAGCAGCGCCAAAAATCCGTATAGCCCAATCATCGCCAGCGTATCGCGATGGAAAAATTGCCAGATATCCCGCACGCGGCTGGGCAGGCGCTTTTCACTGTAAACGTTATCGAAGGGCATATGATTTCACTTGAACTGCTTTTGATGCATGTGGTGTTACTCTACTTATATCAATCATATCATTACCTTGGGTCAGAAAAACACCGAGACAAAGTAGAGATAATCGCTGATTCACACTGACTGGATGTCAGGTTCGTGATGTCCTGTGCTGCCGCTTTTTTACCGATACCGCCGGGGAAAGAAGCCCATAGCGTTAAGCATAGGTGATTATCCTTCTATATCCCTGTCGCAGGCAAGAGAGCGTGGGCAGCAATTTGCTCTCTGGAGGATCACCGACGGTTATGACCTGTGTGTCGAGCTACCGGAATGCCGTTTACTGCTCTGCATTTATTCTTTCAAAATAAGGCATTTTTTTGTCTTTCATTTTATCAAAAGAGAATTTGGTATAGTTAATATCAGCATATCCTTTCACCAGCATCTTTCCTTCCTTAAGGTCAGACAGGCTGGTCCATACGGTATATTCCGTCTGTGACGTTTTGACCTCTCCGCGCGCCTGCCGCTCGTCTACCGTGATGTCTTTAATACGATCAAACCTGTTCATAATATGAGCTAGCGTATTCATCGCGAGCGCAGCATTTACCGGTTTAGGTACAGAGGTGGTATAAAATACACCACGAATGAATCGGCCTACAGACGTGTCTGAAGAGGGGAGTGCCGCAATGGCAATACCGCTGTCTGGTTGACGGATTGATACGTTGCCAAGCGTTGCGTGAGAACGATCTATATTGGTCAAATGCGTATAGTTATTGAGATTCTGCAAGTGCCAGGGGAAACCTGGTCCATTGGTCATAACCCGAGTTGGATTTTCATAAACGGTTAATTTACCATCAACAGCTTCAATCACGATACTGCCGCCATCTTTATCATAGAAAGCATAATGAAGTGGCGCTTTAATATTACCAAATCCGTTAATAACAGGAGGCCGGAATTTGGTCTTTTCGACAGATGCTTTGACTTCACTGACGCGGGAAAATTGAGACAGGGCCCATTCGCCGATCGCCGTTACCGGGATAGCATTTTGATATTCATTAGGCTTTACATCATCAAGATCCGCACTGTTTATCAGACTCGCACTGAATGAAAGCCCCCCGCTGTTCATACCCTGGAAAATGTTATAAATATCACCGTCGTCATATACATTGGTACTAATGGCAAGTATTTTATAGTGAGACTGATAGCGAGCTCCCGCTTTGCCATCGGGTGTTTTATTCTGAAAAAGGGTATTTTCTGGGTAATAGGTTATCCATGAAGGTAAATCTGTGGTTAATTCAAGCGTGCGGCCATGATATAGATTATTATTGATGTCCTGAATGGCCAAGCAGGTAGAGGGTTCTGCGCTAAAGGGGGCAGAGGAAATCAGCAAAAACATAAAAAAAAGAAGGTGTTTTTTCATTCAAGATACTCCTTATGATTAAAGTAATAATGATTATCAATTAAGTATCTCTACCGCATACAGTCTATTGTAATGATACTCGATCAGAGCGCTAAATCAGTTCAAGTTAGAGCAACATATCAAGGATTCAACGCTGTTAATTATATCAGAACACGTGATTATTTCGAGTGTCAGAGCACCCTTTGGCAGAGGGAGGCTCTTTTTGAAGAACAGAGTCAATCACTGGTGGGCATCGCGCTGTTAGCCGATATGAGAGCGGTGATGATACACGCGGAGAGAAACCAACGCCGATTATAGCTGCCCGAGAGCACCGGCTGTGCTGAACCCTGTGGTGATGACGATTAACGAAATGGCAACGATATAAAGTGACGACAGTAACCGTTCGGTTTATTTGTCTATAAACAAGATAGGGTCTGAATGAAAGAGAGGTAGGGTCCTTCAACGCTGGGATATTAAGAGTGATAGTTAGATGGCGTGTCAGCCAGTTGGCTAGCGTCGTTGATTAATTCATGTAGAATCACAACACTTTTCACCTAGTTATCGCACTCATTGGTTGTGCAGTTATTTGCCAAAACCCCATAAACATCTTTGGTATACTCATTATGTATCACGAATGTGTTATGTCGTGTTAGCGTTATATCCCTAATGAGGCCTGCTATAGCCATTTTTAACTCGGTTTTTAAAGAAGATTGCACGTCATCACTGTCGGCATGCTTCATGTTAGAGATTAATTCAGAAATGTATTTTCTTTAGCTGTAATCCGGCTCGGGTTTGTGATAAGCGTTTAATTCGGTTACGTAAGAATTAATGATCCCTTTGTTATAGGTTGCAGCCCTTGGGGGGGCCGACATTGTCTTGTAATGTCCGCCACATAGGGTGTTGATGACGTTCTGAACCGACTCTGTTCATGGTGTTATCCTTAATGATTAATCATTAATGAATATCGTATCGTCGTGCTCCGCCAATGAATGGACTGCTGAATATTCTCCCCGAAAGAGAGAATAGGTAATATCAAAAAACATTATTGTGCTACGGGCGTCGCTGCCAGCGCATGTTAAACCTGCAAAGTGAAAATGCCTCAGCGCACGCCGATAATGTCGAGTGCATCTTCAAGCGTGAAAAAGGGCTGGGGTGAGTGGTCCTTGTATGGCTACCCATGAAGGTCTTCACTCATGATGAGATGTAGATACGGTGTGTTGATCACCTTAACGCATGAGTGATTACTCAATCGGTTGATGTCTATTTATTATTCTGTGATAGCCCTATCGCAGGGCATACCATTCCTTATGTTTCAGTGAATTCGCCATTGCGCCCCAAATATCGGACAGCACATTAACCGTAATCACCATCGCTCCGACCACCATAACGCCGGCGGAGATAGCGGAATAATCCTGCTGGCGAATGGCATCCACCAGCCAGCGTCCTATACCGGGCCAACTGAACACCACTTCGGTAATGATCGCCAGCGTCAACATGGTGGGAAACTGAAGTCCTAGCTGCGGTGCAATGGGCGGTAGCGCATTACGCAGCACATGGCGGCGAATAATGGTAAGGCGCGACAGACCGCGGGTGGCGGCGGCTTTGACATAATTCTTGCTGATCACATCCGTGGTGCTAATGCGCATCAGACGAATGACTTCCATCGTGGGGCCGACGGCCAGCACAATAATCGGCAAAATGAGATGGCGCACGGCGCTGATCAGCATTTCATCGCGATAAGGAGAATTGGACAACCAGGCGTCAATGAGCGCAAACCCAGTCACCGGCTCAACCTGATAAAGCAGATCGAAACGGCCTGAAACCGGCAGCCAGCCGAGTTGCAGTGAGAACAGTAACGTCAGCAGCAGCGCCAGCCAAAATACCGGAATAGAGAAACCCACCAACGCGATGGCGCTGATGATGATGTCAGGCGTTTTATTGCGCATCACCCCCGCGGTGACGCCGAGCGGGATGCCGACTAACAAAGAGAGTGAGAAGGCCAACACGCACAGTTCAATGGTGGCGGGAAGCACTTCCTTTAATTGCACACTGATCGATTCGCCGTTAATCGACGAAATACCCAGATCGCCGCGCATCAGGCTGCGCATAAAGAAGCCGTAGGCGTCGAACAGCGTGGCGCCGCCCAGTGGGGCGTTGGGGGTGTAGTAACAGAGGCTGAAGCCGACCAATGTGAGCAGCATCAGGGTTATCAGCAACAGCAACAGGCGACGCAGGGTAAAAATGATCATGGCTGCTCTCCCTCTTTACCCACCTGCGGTGGTGCTTCCGGCGTCGGGGTCTCACCTAACTCGCGATACACGCCGGCGAAAGAGGCATTGCCGAAGGGGCTCAATATCAGCCCTTTCATGTCATAACGGTAAGCCAGCATACGCAGCGAAGAGGCCAACGGCAGCACTGGTAATTGCTGCGCTAATATCTGTTGGGCCTGTTGGTAGTACTCAATGCGTTTGGCCAACTGCTGTGAGGTAAGGGCGCTTTGTAGCACACTGTCGAACGTAGGATCGCACCAATGCGTGTAGTTGGTTTGCGAGTGAATGGCAGCGCAACTGAGCAGCGGGCGGAAAAAACTGTCAGGATCGTTACTGTCGGTGATCCAGCCGGAGAGCGTCAGGTCATGGCTCATCTCCATCAGGCGAGCCTCCTGAAAACGGCCTTCGACCGGAACAATGGTCACTTTAACTCCCACTTGCGCCAAATCCGCCTGAATCAGCTCAGCGGTCTTTAACGGGCTGGGATTATAGGATTGCGATGCAACTGGCACCCACAGCTTGAGGTTAAGGTCGGTTGCCCCAAGCGTTGTCAGCAGGTGGCGTGCTTCTTCCGGGTTGTATTCGGTAATGCGCGATTCGCTGTCATAAGCCCAAGAGGCGCGGGGTAGCAGAGACGCCGCGGTTTCTGCCGTGCCGTAATAGATGGACTGCATCAAACGATCATTGTTAATTGCCAGCGCAATGGCGCGGCGAATGCGCATGTCATCCAACGGCGGTTTACGCACATTGAAGGCGAGATATGCGATATTCATCCCGGGACGCAGCGAGAGCCGTAACCGCGGGTCGTTGCGCAAAATAGGCAACTGATTGGCGGCAGGGTAAGCCAGCACGTCGCACTCGCCGGTCAGTAATTTAGAGAGACGACCGGTGCCTCCGACGCCCAAATCGACAACCACCTGCTGCATTCGTGGTTTTCCACGCCAGTAGCGATCGTTGCGCATCAGGCGCAGATACTGCCCGCTGCGATAGGCTTCCAGCCGATAAGGACCTGTACCGACGGGTTCACGATCTAACAGTTCCTTTCTGTCCTGTTTGATCAACTGCTGGCCATACTCGGCAGAAAGTACCGGTGCATAGTGGGTTGCCAGGTGCCACAAAAAAGAGGCATCTGGGCTGTTAAGGCGGATTTCCAGCGCATAGTCGCCCAGCTTGCGGATGCTTTGTACCACATCGGCAAACTGCAAACTGGTGAAATAGGGGTATTCACCGCCGTTCACGTCATGATACGGGTGGGTTTTATCCAGCATTCGTTGCAAGCTGAAAATCACATCATCGGCGTTTAACGGGCGGGTAGGCGTAAACCAATCGGTGGTTTGAAACGGCACATCGTGGCGCAGATATAAACGGTAGGTCGCACCGTTATCCAGAACCTCCCAGCGCTGGGCCAGTTCCGGCATCAAGCGGTAGGTGTAAGGATCCACATCCAGTAGCCGATCGTAAAGCTGTGCCGCCAGCGTATCGATTATTACGCCGCTGCGCGCCATCTGCGGGTTGAAGGTGTTGACCACGCCGTTGACGCAGTACACGAAACCGCTGTGGCGGATATCTTCCCGCTGCGTCTGTGCGGGGGCTGCAGCGAACGCAGACCCTATCAGGCAGGCGGAGAACAGCGCGCCTATTTTGATCAGGCAGGAGGTGTATCCAGACATACGATGCGCTTACGTTGGCTAAAAATCAGAGTTGTCATGATAAGAGTGTACCGCACTCTGCTAAAGTGCCCCACTGTGTCGATGCTCACCTGCTGTATTTTCCACCAAATTCGATAAAACATGAACATGGTTCGTCAGGGGGGGGGCGATAACGTGCCGGGTGCATAGTGTCACAGAGGTAAAGCTAAACCAGAAAGAACCCTACCGTTACTACGGAAATGAGAAAAATTCTCAACAAAGTGCTTTACAACTGATACTGATAACTATTATCATTAATCTCGCACTCCAAACGGCTTCTCGTAAGCGCGCAAGGGGAGCACGACATTGCTCACATTGCTTCCAGTATTATTTTAGCCAGCGTTTGCTGGCTTTTTTTTGTCTGCAATTTATGCCTCACCGCTGGTGATGTCATGCTTTTTCAGCAGTCCGCGCAGCTGATGGTAGGTTAAGCCGAGTAGTGAAGCTGCTTTACGTTGATTAAAACGCGCGTGAGACAGTGCCTGTTCGATCAAGGCTTTTTCTTGCACCTGCTGCCATTCTCGTAAGGCTAACGGCAGAGACGGTAGGGCGCTTTCCTCAGACGGTTCAGCGAGTGGCGTTTCAACAGCGCGTTGAAACGGGTTAATGATGATGGCATCCAGTGGTTCGGCAGTTGCACCGTGTCGATAGACCGAACGCTCGACCACGTTTTTCAATTCGCGCACGTTGCCGGGCCAGGCGTAATTCAGCAGGGTATGACGAGCGTGTGCAGAAAATCCAGTGAACAACGGGAGATGCAATTCCCGGCACATTTGGATAGCGAAGTGTTCTGCCAGTAACATGATATCCTGTTGGCGTTCGCGCAGCGGGGGCAGTTGCACCACATCGAAGGCCAGCCTGTCGAGCAGATCGGCGCGAAACTTGCCAACCGTAGCGAGTGCGGGCAGATCTTCATTGGTGGCACACACCAGACGTACATCAACCTGAAGCGGCTGGCTGCCTCCCACACGCTCCAATACGCCATATTCAATGACGCGCAGCAATTTCTCCTGCACCAGCATTGGTGCCGTTGCCAGCTCATCAAGGAACAGCGTGCCGCCGTCAGCGCGCTCAAAACGCCCCAGATGACGGCGCTGCGCGCCGGTAAACGCGCCGGCTTCATGGCCGAACAGCTCTGAATCCAGCAGATTTTCATTAAGCGCCGCACAGTTCAGGGAGATAAACGGGCCTTGCCAACGTGGCGACAGGTAGTGCAGGCGGCTGGCAATCAACTCCTTGCCAGTGCCCCGCTCACCTAATACCAGCACTGGCTTGGTGAGCTGTGCCAATTGTGAGACCTGTTCCAGCATCTCAACAAAGCTGTTGGCTTCGCCCAGTAGATTCTCCTGACCTTTGTCCATCAGATACCACCTTTTGCCGCGGTTAATTTTACCAACTGTTGGTGTATTTAACTAATCTATCCGATGAGGTTTATTTGTCAAAAAAATAATAATCAATAAATTCATATGGATAATTTTTTGGCCATGTTGGCACGCATCTTGTAATAGCAAGGGAGAACGCTAAGGTTGGTCGACATCAAGCATGACGAATCAACATCACCACCCAGTGCATGCGCACTGTGATATGACCAAGAGGACACTGTAATGGGTATTTTTTCTCGTTTTGCCGATATTGTGAACGCAAACATCAATTCGTTACTGGACAAAGCGGAAGATCCGCAAAAGCTGGTGCGCTTGATGATCCAGGAAATGGAAGACACACTGGTCGAAGTACGTTCCACCTCGGCGCGGGCGCTGGCGGAGAAAAAGCAGATTGCGCGTCGCGTCGAGCAGGCTGAATCCCAGCAGGGGCAATGGCAAGAAAAAGCCGAACTGGCGTTGCGCAAAGATAAAGACGATCTGGCTCGTGCAGCACTGCTTGAAAAGCAGAAACTGGCCGACGTGATTGTGGTGCTGACCCGCGAAGCGGAAAATGTGGATGAAACGCTGACGCGCATGAAACGTGAAATTGGTGAGTTGGAAAACAAACTTACGGAAACCCGCGCTCGCCAGCAGGCGCTTTCGCTGCGCCATCAGGCAGCGTCTTCCTCTCGCGATGTGCGTCGTCAACTCGACAGCGGTAAACTGGATGAAGCGATGGCCCGTTTCGAGCAGTTCGAACGCCGTATCGATTCGATGGAAGCGGAAGCTGAGAGCGTCGGTTTCGGTAAGCAGAAATCGTTGGATCAGCAATTTGCCGAGTTGCAGGCTGATGATGAAATCAGCGCTCAGTTGGCCGCGTTAAAAGCAAAAATTAAACCAGAAGCCTGATGGCGGCCAGTTTGTTGGACCGCTCGCACCACACTAATACGCCTATCAAGGAGATATAATGAGCGCTTTGTTTCTTGCCATCCCATTGACCATTTTCATGTTGTTCGTGGCCCCGGTATGGCTTTGGCTGCACTACAGTCAGCGCAAGCAACGTGATGCGGCGCAAGGGGAGGCATCCTGGGGGCAAGGCGATCTCCAGCGTTTGACCACGCTGTCTCAAGAAGCGAAGCAGATGCGCGAGCGGATCCAGGCATTGGAAGAGATTCTGGATGCAGAGCATCCCCACTGGAGGCAATCATGATAAAAGGAAAATTGAACACGATGATCAATTCGCACGGTCGCAAGCTGTACCGGTTACCGCAAGAGGGCATGATTAAAGGTGTGTGCGCCGGGCTGGCGCGCTATCTGGATGTTCCGGTGAAACTGCTGCGTGTCATTGTGGTACTGTCGCTGTTCTTTGGTCTATTTTTCTTTACGCTGGTGGCGTATATCGTGCTGACCTTTGTCCTCGATCCGGCACCGGAGGGCGCTTATGACCACGATGATAATGCCGTGCGACCAAGCCAAACGCTGAGCGAGGCCGATGCGGTACTGCGTGACAGTGAAGCGCGTTTGCGTGACATGGAGCGCTATGTCACCTCGGAGACCTTTGCGGTACAGAGCTGTTTTCGTCAACTGTGATGTCATCTACTGGCGTATAAATCATGAGGTATAGAACAAGGAGTGACGGATTGCCCCTACAGCAACCTTTGCATCATTTACAGCATGAATTTGAAGCCCTGGTAAACCGCAGCGTCGATCGCCAACTGCGGTTGGCTGTAACTGGGTTGAGTCGCAGCGGTAAAACCGCATTCATTACCGGATTTGTCAACCAGCTGCTCAACGTGCATAACGGCGCGCAGCTGCCGCTTTTTTCCGCGGTGCGGGAAGGGCGATTACTCGGCGCAAAACGGGTTCCTCAGCGCAATCTGGCAGTGCCACGCTTCGCCTATGACGACGGCATGATGTCGCTGTTTGGCGATCCGCCACAGTGGCCGACGCCGACTCGCGGTGTCAGTGAAATTTGCCTGGCGCTGCGATACCGCTCCAACGATTCGCTGCTGCGCCACTTTAAGGATACCTCTACCCTTTATCTGGAGATTGTCGATTATCCCGGTGAATGGCTGCTGGATCTGCCGTTGCTGGAGCAAAATTATCTCGCCTGGTCGCGGCAAATGCTCGGATTATTGCAAGGCGAACGCGCCCTCTGGGCTAAGCCGTGGTTAGATTTGTGCGAAAAACTCGATCCACTGGCTCCCGCAGATGAAAATCTGCTGGCCGAGATTGCGCAGCGCTACACCGATTACCTGCTGCGCTGCAAGCAGGAGGGGCTGCATTTTATTCAGCCTGGGCGCTTTGTGTTGCCGGGGGAATTGGCCGGTGCGCCGGTTCTGCAATTTTTCCCGTGGCCGCAGGCGCAACAACTGGGAGACGTCGCACTGGCGCAGGCGGATGAAAAAAGTACGCTTGGTATGCTACGCCGTCGCTATAACTATTATTGTCAGACCGTAGTAAAAGGTTTTTACAAGCACTACTTTTCACGTTTCGATCGCCAGATTGTGTTGGTGGATTGCCTGCAACCGCTCAATCGTGGACTGCACGCTTTTACTGATATGCGTCTGGCGCTGACGCAACTCATGCAAAGTTTTCATTACGGCAAACGCACCTTGCTGCGCCGTTTATTTTCGCCGTGCATCGATAAACTGATGTTTGCGGCTAGCAAAGCGGACCATATCACGGCGGATCAGCATGCGAATCTGGTGTCGCTCTTACAGCAACTGGTACAGGAAGCCTGGCAGAATGCGGCGTTTG
This genomic interval carries:
- the sapC gene encoding putrescine export ABC transporter permease SapC, with amino-acid sequence MPFDNVYSEKRLPSRVRDIWQFFHRDTLAMIGLYGFLALLFLCLFGSAIAPYAVDQQFLGYQLLPPSWSHYGEVSFFLGTDDLGRDLLSRLLTGTAATVGSALIVTYAAAFCGIVLGTLAGVTHGLRSALLKHILDTLLSIPSLLLAIVVIAFIGPDLTHAMLAVWLALLPRMVRTLYTAVHDEMDKEYVIAARLDGASTRYIIWYVVLPNIVPVLVSEFTRALSIAILDISALGFLDLGAQMPTPEWGAMLGNSLELVYAAPWTVMLPGVAITLSVLIVNLLGDGIRRSLLSQMD
- the sapA gene encoding ABC transporter substrate-binding protein SapA; translation: MSGYTSCLIKIGALFSACLIGSAFAAAPAQTQREDIRHSGFVYCVNGVVNTFNPQMARSGVIIDTLAAQLYDRLLDVDPYTYRLMPELAQRWEVLDNGATYRLYLRHDVPFQTTDWFTPTRPLNADDVIFSLQRMLDKTHPYHDVNGGEYPYFTSLQFADVVQSIRKLGDYALEIRLNSPDASFLWHLATHYAPVLSAEYGQQLIKQDRKELLDREPVGTGPYRLEAYRSGQYLRLMRNDRYWRGKPRMQQVVVDLGVGGTGRLSKLLTGECDVLAYPAANQLPILRNDPRLRLSLRPGMNIAYLAFNVRKPPLDDMRIRRAIALAINNDRLMQSIYYGTAETAASLLPRASWAYDSESRITEYNPEEARHLLTTLGATDLNLKLWVPVASQSYNPSPLKTAELIQADLAQVGVKVTIVPVEGRFQEARLMEMSHDLTLSGWITDSNDPDSFFRPLLSCAAIHSQTNYTHWCDPTFDSVLQSALTSQQLAKRIEYYQQAQQILAQQLPVLPLASSLRMLAYRYDMKGLILSPFGNASFAGVYRELGETPTPEAPPQVGKEGEQP
- the sapF gene encoding putrescine export ABC transporter ATP-binding protein SapF; translation: MDDILLEARNLTKTFRYRTGLFHRQHVEAVKSVSFTLRERQTLAIIGENGSGKSTLAKMLAGVIPPTSGELLINDHPLCYGDYRFRCQQVRMIFQDAGNALNPRQRIGQLLDMPLRLNTTLNGHEREKMINQTLQQVGLRPDHAYYYPQALAPGQKQRVGLARALILQPKVIVADEALASLDMSMRSQIINLMLELQEEQGISYIYVTQHLGMMKHISDQIVVMHDGEVVERGSTADVLAAPLHDLTKRLIASHFGEALSADAWRRDGAQF
- the sapB gene encoding putrescine export ABC transporter permease SapB; protein product: MIIFTLRRLLLLLITLMLLTLVGFSLCYYTPNAPLGGATLFDAYGFFMRSLMRGDLGISSINGESISVQLKEVLPATIELCVLAFSLSLLVGIPLGVTAGVMRNKTPDIIISAIALVGFSIPVFWLALLLTLLFSLQLGWLPVSGRFDLLYQVEPVTGFALIDAWLSNSPYRDEMLISAVRHLILPIIVLAVGPTMEVIRLMRISTTDVISKNYVKAAATRGLSRLTIIRRHVLRNALPPIAPQLGLQFPTMLTLAIITEVVFSWPGIGRWLVDAIRQQDYSAISAGVMVVGAMVITVNVLSDIWGAMANSLKHKEWYALR
- the sapD gene encoding putrescine export ABC transporter ATP-binding protein SapD produces the protein MALLDIRNLTIEFLTPDGPVKAVDRVSITLTEGEIRGLVGESGSGKSLIAKAICGVTKDNWRVTADRFRFDDIDLLQLSPRARRKLVGHNVSMIFQEPQSCLDPSEHIGKQLMLAIPGWTYKGRWWQRFQWRKRRAIELLHRVGIKDHKDIMRSYPYELTEGECQKVMIAIALANQPRLLIADEPTNAMESTTQAQIFRLLSRLNQNNNTTILLISHDLQTMSKWADRINVLYCGQTVESAPSEELITAPHHPYTQALIRAMPDFGRSLPHKSRLNTLPGAIPSLEYLPVGCRLGPRCPYSQKKCMQTPLLVSTKNHWFACHFPLNTEEQ
- a CDS encoding linear amide C-N hydrolase codes for the protein MKKHLLFFMFLLISSAPFSAEPSTCLAIQDINNNLYHGRTLELTTDLPSWITYYPENTLFQNKTPDGKAGARYQSHYKILAISTNVYDDGDIYNIFQGMNSGGLSFSASLINSADLDDVKPNEYQNAIPVTAIGEWALSQFSRVSEVKASVEKTKFRPPVINGFGNIKAPLHYAFYDKDGGSIVIEAVDGKLTVYENPTRVMTNGPGFPWHLQNLNNYTHLTNIDRSHATLGNVSIRQPDSGIAIAALPSSDTSVGRFIRGVFYTTSVPKPVNAALAMNTLAHIMNRFDRIKDITVDERQARGEVKTSQTEYTVWTSLSDLKEGKMLVKGYADINYTKFSFDKMKDKKMPYFERINAEQ
- the fabI gene encoding enoyl-ACP reductase FabI — protein: MGFLTGKRILVTGVASNRSIAFGIAQAMQREGAELAFTYQNDKLKSRVEGFAQELGSSIVLPCDVAEDASIEALFAELANVWPTFDGFVHSIAFAPGDQLDGDYVDAVTREGFSVAHDISSYSFVAMAKACRAMLNPNSALVTLSYLGAERAIPNYNVMGLAKASLEANVRYMANAMGAQGVRVNAISAGPIRTLAASGIKNFKEMLSHCEAVTPIRRVVTIEDVGNTAAFLCSNLAAGISGEVLHVDGGFNIAAMNELELD